The proteins below are encoded in one region of Carettochelys insculpta isolate YL-2023 chromosome 14, ASM3395843v1, whole genome shotgun sequence:
- the WFDC1 gene encoding WAP four-disulfide core domain protein 1 isoform X1, with protein MESSSNGMVPNLHFCKKIFAAALCVTVLLSESGVAKNLWKRALHLKLTEKYDDYEYPLHSHSAPSQKNDRCPPPPQTLPDRACEVPSCRSDSECERHKRCCYNGCIYACLESVPPPPVLDWLVQPKPRWLGGNGWLLDGPEEVLQAEACSTTEDGDEPLHCPTGYECHIINPGNTAEGIPNRGQCIKLRGNPDGHNLRHKFYKDYFESNSNNIVGFVKQPQKHLG; from the exons ATGGAATCCAGCAGCAATGGCATGGTGCCCAACCTGCATTTCTGTAAAAAGATCTTCGCTGCAGCCTTGTGTGTTACAGTCTTACTCTCGGAATCAGGCGTTGCAAAGAATCTTTGGAAACGTGCTCTCCATCTGAAACTGACAGAGAAATATGAT gATTATGAGTACCCTCTTCATTCTCACAGTGCCCCCTCCCAGAAGAATgaccgctgccccccgcccccacagacTTTGCCAGACCGAGCATGCGAGGTGCCCAGCTGCCGCTCAGATTCCGAATGTGAAAGACACAAGCGTTGTTGTTACAATGGGTGCATCTATGCCTGCTTGGAGTCGGTACCGCCACCTCCAG TTTTAGACTGGTTGGTGCAGCCGAAACCACGTTGGCTTGGTGGAAACGGTTGGCTGTTAGATGGACCAGAGGAAGTTTTACAAG CGgaggcctgcagcaccacagaggaTGGGGACGAGCCTCTGCATTGCCCCACAGGCTACGAATGCCACATCATCAACCCTGGCAACACAGCCGAGGGGATCCCCAACCGGGGGCAGTGCATCAAGCTCCGTGGAAATCCTG ATGGACACAACCTGAGGCATAAATTTTACAAGGACTATTTTG AGAGCAATTCGAATAACATAGTTGGTTTTGTGAAACAACCACAGAAGCACTTAGGTTAA
- the WFDC1 gene encoding WAP four-disulfide core domain protein 1 isoform X2, giving the protein MESSSNGMVPNLHFCKKIFAAALCVTVLLSESGVAKNLWKRALHLKLTEKYDDYEYPLHSHSAPSQKNDRCPPPPQTLPDRACEVPSCRSDSECERHKRCCYNGCIYACLESVPPPPVLDWLVQPKPRWLGGNGWLLDGPEEVLQAEACSTTEDGDEPLHCPTGYECHIINPGNTAEGIPNRGQCIKLRGNPDGHNLRHKFYKDYFDISIKELF; this is encoded by the exons ATGGAATCCAGCAGCAATGGCATGGTGCCCAACCTGCATTTCTGTAAAAAGATCTTCGCTGCAGCCTTGTGTGTTACAGTCTTACTCTCGGAATCAGGCGTTGCAAAGAATCTTTGGAAACGTGCTCTCCATCTGAAACTGACAGAGAAATATGAT gATTATGAGTACCCTCTTCATTCTCACAGTGCCCCCTCCCAGAAGAATgaccgctgccccccgcccccacagacTTTGCCAGACCGAGCATGCGAGGTGCCCAGCTGCCGCTCAGATTCCGAATGTGAAAGACACAAGCGTTGTTGTTACAATGGGTGCATCTATGCCTGCTTGGAGTCGGTACCGCCACCTCCAG TTTTAGACTGGTTGGTGCAGCCGAAACCACGTTGGCTTGGTGGAAACGGTTGGCTGTTAGATGGACCAGAGGAAGTTTTACAAG CGgaggcctgcagcaccacagaggaTGGGGACGAGCCTCTGCATTGCCCCACAGGCTACGAATGCCACATCATCAACCCTGGCAACACAGCCGAGGGGATCCCCAACCGGGGGCAGTGCATCAAGCTCCGTGGAAATCCTG ATGGACACAACCTGAGGCATAAATTTTACAAGGACTATTTTG ACATCTCTATTaaagagcttttttaa